A window from Prinia subflava isolate CZ2003 ecotype Zambia chromosome Z, Cam_Psub_1.2, whole genome shotgun sequence encodes these proteins:
- the IER3IP1 gene encoding immediate early response 3-interacting protein 1, giving the protein MAFTLYSLLQASLLIVNAVAVLHEERFLRHVGWGSDQGIGGFGEEPGIKAQLTNLIRSIRTVMRVPLIALNSITIVLLLLFG; this is encoded by the exons ATGGCGTTCACGCTCTACTCGCTGCTGCAGGCCTCGCTTCTCATCGTCAATGCTGTGGCCGTGCTGCACGAAGAGCGCTTCCTTCGCCACG TTGGCTGGGGAAGCGACCAAGGGATTGGAGGATTTGGAGAGGAACCAGGAATTAAAGCACAGCTGACAAACCTCATTCGATCGATACGAACCGTGATGCGAG tgCCATTAATAGCCCTGAATTCCATCACAATTGTTCTCCTCCTGTTGTTTGGTTGA